The sequence below is a genomic window from Cryobacterium arcticum.
TACCGCACGAGCTCGACGCACGAGGCCGCGGAGGTCTGAGCCGGCCTGGGAGGCGGACGCTGCTGTGCGGGTCAGGCGCCGCTTCCCAGCCGAGGTGCGCGGGTCAGGCGCCGCTACGCCCCGGGCACGCCACCTGCGTAGCGGCATACCACCCGCGCATCTCGCCCCAGCCGAGGTGCGCGCGGCGGATGCCTAGACCTTCATCCGCAGCGCCGTCACGAAGGTCGGAATGGTGATGATCAGCTGCCATGCGATCACGGGGATGATGACCATCGCCTCGGCGGGCGCGGCCCACCAGGGGCTCTGGGCCAGAAGCATGAGCGCCACGGTGATCACGAAGACCACCGAGAGCACCCGGTACGACTGCGCGTAGACCAGGCCACGGATCTGCGCCTGCCGCTCGTCGAGCACCTCGGGCGAGAGCTCTTCAACGCCGCGCGTGGAGGCCTTGAGACCGCCGAGCGTGATCACCATCGCGATCATGAGCACCACCATGCCGCCGATGAAGACGCCGACGGGCATCAGCCCGGCGGTGCCGATGAGCACCCCTTCCACCACCAGGATGGCGATGAGTCCGGCAGCCAAGAGGCGCCGAGCTCGCGGGTTGCGCAGGCTCTCCATCGAGGGGTCGTCCAGTCGGGCCGCCCGGCGCTGCTGGGAGGTCAAGGATGTGTTCATCGGCGTTCTCCTTCGGTGTTGTAGAGCTGGTCGGCCATGCTGGCGAACGGGGTCAGCGAGAAGACGGCGTCGAGCGGAACCCCCAGTGCCGCGGCAATTCGCAGTGCGAGCACCAGGCTCGGGCTGTACTCCCCGCGCTCGAGGTAGCCGATGGTTTGGTAGTGCACCCCGGCCAGCTCAGCAAGCTCTTTGCGACTCATGCCGCGCTCGGCGCGCAGCACGGGCAGCCGCGTATAGAACTGAGGCTGCTCATCCTGCACTTGCTTCTTCATGTAGTAAATGTACTACATATGTCTGTATTCGCACAAGATGCGACGGAGAGAAACCCCCCGGTCAGACGCTCGCGCCCCGTGCCGCGCATCGTAAGCTGAGCCCGTGGGGGACACGAGAAAACGCGCAGTGGTCGCCGGGGCATCCGGATTCATCGGCCACAGGCTCATTCGCGAGCTCCTCGACCAGGGGTACCAGGTCGCCTGCATCGGCCGCTCGGGTCCCGACGCGAGGTGGGGCGACGACGCCGCCGTGCTGTCACTGGTCGACGGCGCCGATCTGCTGGTGAACCTGGCGGGAAAGATCGTGAACTGCCGGTACACGGAGGCCAATCGCACCGAGATCCTCCACTCCCGCGTCGACACCACCAGAGCGCTGCATCGGGCGGTCGCGGCGAGCGCGAAGCCGCCGCGGCTGTGGCTGAACGCGAGCACCGCCACGATCTACCGATACGCGCTCGACCGCCCGATGACCGAGTCCACGGGCGAGCTCGGCACCGGCTTCTCGGTCGACATCGCGCGCGACTGGGAGCGTGAGTTCTTCACCGGCGACCTCCCCCAGACCCGACGGGTGGCGCTGCGGATGGCGATCGTGCTCGGCGACGGTCCCGCCACCGCGATTCTCGTGCGGCTGGCTCGATGGGGCCTCGGCGGAGTGCAGATCGATGGCTGGTGGTTTCCGCACCGGCGCTACCGCGGCATCGGCCACGCCCCCTCCGGCGACGGCTCGGCGCCCGCGCACCGTTCGCACGGCCGCCAACGGTTCAGCTGGATCCACATCGACGACGTTGTCGGCGCCATGAAGTTCATCGTCTCCCACGATGAGATCACCGGGCCGGTCAACCTGGCGGCGCCTCACCCCAGCGACAATCGCACGCTCATGGCCACGCTGCGCCGCGCGGTGGGGGCCCCGATCGGTTTGCCGGCCTTCCGCTGGATGCTCGAACCGGCCATGTGGGTGCTCCGAACCGAGCCCGAACTAGTACTGAAGAGCCGCTGGGTGGAGCCGGAACGGTTACTCGCCGCCGGGTATACCTTCGCCTGGCCGCACCTTGACCCGGCGATCGACGACGTCGTGCCACGACGGGGCAGCCGTAGCCGCTGAGATGCTTGCGCCCAATCCGGGATCATTTCCGCGAAAACGGTAATAGAGTACGTTTCATGCCTCAGATACGGATCAAAGACGCGGCCGCGTTCCTCAGCGTCAGCGACGACACCGTGCGGCGCTGGATCGAGAACGGCACCCTGCCCAGCTCGAAGGATGCCTCCTCCCGCACCGTTGTCGACGGCCTCGCGCTGGCCCGGCTGGCCCGCCAGAACGCGGTGCTGCCCGACGACCCGTCCGGGATCGGCCGCTCAGCCCGCAACCGGTTTGTCGGCCTGGTGACCGACATCGTCATGGACACCGTCATGGCGCAGGTCGAGATCCAGTGCGGTCCGCACCGGGTGGTGTCGCTGATGAGCAGCGAGGCCGTGCGCGAGCTCGGCCTCGAACTCGGCTCGGTGGCCATCGCCGTCGTCAAGGCCACCACAGTCATCGTCGAGACCCCGGCGGGCAAGTCGTGACCGGCACACGTCGACTCCGCCCATTCGCTCTGCTGGCCGCGTTCGGCATCCTGGCCGCCGGCCTCACCGGCTGCGCGGCACCCGCCGGGACGGCTTCCACCTCCTCGGCCTCGGCCGACGGCCTCGAGGGCAGCATCACCGTCTTCGCCGCGGCCTCACTTACGGCCACGTTCACCGAACTCGTCGACGCCTTCGAGGCCGAGCACCCCGGCACCACGGTGGCGCTCAACTTCGCCGGCTCCTCCGACCTCGTCACCCAGATCACCGAGGGCGCCCCGGCCGACGTGTTCGCCTCCGCCGACACCAAGAACATGACCAAGCTCACGGATGCCGGCCTCCAGCAGAGAGACCCCGTCGACTTCGCCACCAATGTGCTCGAGATCGCCGTGCCGCCGGGCAACCCCGCCGGCATCACCGACTTCGCCGACCTGGCTGAGCCCGGGCTCCAACTGGTCGTCTGCGCCCCCGCGGTGCCGTGCGGTTCGGCCACCGCCGCCGTCGCGTCGGCGGCCGGGGTCAGCCTCAGCTCGGTGAGCGAGGAGTCATCGGTCACCGATGTGCTCGGCAAGATCACCTCCGGCCAGGCGGACGCCGGCCTGGTCTACGTCACGGATGTCCAGGCGGCGGGCGACGCCGTCGAGGGCATCGACTTCGCCGAGTCCGGCGAGGCCGTGAACACCTACCCGATCGTGGCGCTCAAGGGCTCCGCCGAGGCGGATGTCGCCCAGGCCTTCATCGACTACGTCACCGGTAGCGCCGGCCAGCGCGTGCTGGCGGCCGCCGGGTTCGGGGCACCGTAACCGCATGAGCCCGGCAGCGAAGCAGTATTCCGGCGTCCCCGCCTGGGTCGCCACCCTCGCCGTGGTCGGCGCGGCATTTGTGCTGCTGCCCCTGGCGGCGATGGTGCTGCGGGTCAACTGGGCGGAGTTCATTCCGTTGATCACCTCGGAGTCCTCGGTTGCCGCGCTGCTGCTCAGCCTGCGCACGTCGCTCGCGGCCACGGCGCTCTGCGTGCTCTTCGGGGTGCCCATGGCGCTGGTGCTGGCCCGCACCCACTTCTGGGGGCAGAAGATGCTCCGCTCGCTGGTGCTGCTGCCGCTGGTGCTCCCGCCGGTCGTGGGCGGCATCGCCCTGCTCTACACCTTCGGCCGCCGGGGCCTTCTGGGCCAGACCTTCCAGGCGCTGGGCATCGAGATCGCCTTCTCGACCACGGCCGTCGTCATCGCGCAGACCTTTGTGGCGCTGCCGTTCCTGGTGCTCAGCCTCGAAGGCGCGTTGCGCACGGTGGGCACCCGTTACGAGGCCGTCGGGGCCACCCTCGGGGCGAGCCCCACGACGGTATTGCGGCGCATCACCCTGCCGCTCGTCGTGCCGGCCGTCATCTCCGGCGCGGTGCTGTCGTTCGCCCGCGCGCTCGGCGAGTTCGGCGCCACCCTCACCTTTGCCGGCAGTCTGCAGGGCACCACCCGTACCCTGCCACTGGAGATCTACCTGCAGCGGGAGACCGACCCCGACACCGCGGTGGCCCTCTCGCTCGTGCTGGTGCTCGTGGCGATCGTGATCGTGAGCCTGGCCCACCGTGCGGGCCTGCCCTCCCTGCGGCCGGCTCGGGTGCCCTCGTGAGCTTCTCCGTCGACGTGCATGTCGCCGAGCGGGACGTGCGCCTGCACCTCACCGTGGCGGCGGGCGAGACCGTCGCGGTCCTCGGGCCGAACGGCGCCGGCAAGTCCACGCTGCTCGGCGCGATCGCCGGTCTGATCAGGCCCGACAGCGGGCGGAGCGAGCTGAACGGCACGGTGCTGTTCGACCTGCCGGACGGGCCGGGCCGCGGCATCTGGCGGCCGGCGCACCAGCGCGGCGTCTCCCTCCTCGCCCAGGAACCCCTGCTGTTCCCGCACCTCAGCGTGCTCGACAACGTCGCATTCGGCCCGCGCAGCACCGGCGCCACGACGGCCGGCGCCCGCGAGACGGCCGCCCGTTGGCTGGGCGAGGTGGATGCCGAACCGCTCGCGGCGCGTCGCCCGGCCGAGCTGTCCGGCGGGCAGGCGCAACGCATCGCGGTGGCCCGCGCCTTGGCCTCCGACCCCGGCCTGCTGCTGCTCGACGAACCGCTGGCCGCCCTTGACGTCTCGGTGGCGCCGGCGGTGCGGCGGATGCTGCGCCGCGTGCTTGTCGATCGCAGTGCCGTCATCGTGACGCACGATGTGCTCGACGCGTACACGCTCGCCGATCGGGTGGTCATCGTGGAGAACGGCCGGATCAGCGACGAGGGCATCCCTGCCGAGGTCTTCGACCTTCCCCGGGGCGCCTTCGCGGCCTCACTTTCCGGGGTCAACCTGGTCACCGGCATCCGTCGCGGTCACACCCTCCTGACCGCGGAGGGCGACGAGATCACCCTCGCCGCCGACGGGACCGCGCCCGAGGGCGCCCGGTTGTCACTCGCGGTTCGTCCCGCCGCGGTGACGGTGACGGTCGAGCAGCCCACCGACCTGGCCGTCACCCGGGTGTGCGCGCGCATGATCGACCTCGAACCCCGCGGCGACGTCGTGCGAGTCCGCAGCTCCGTGCTGGCCGCGGATGTCAGCCCACAGCAGGCGGCCCAGCTCGACCCGGCCGTCGGCTCCCCGGTCTGGTTCTCGTTTCCGGCGAGCGCGGGCACGCTCTATCCCAGCGCCCGAGCCGAGGACCCCAGCGGCAATTGAGACTCTCAGGCCCAGCCGACCACATCGGCGCGGGCAGGCGCGCTATTCTCGTGGCGAAACGCGTCGCCGACTGAGGAGGCCGCTGATGAGCGTCGGACTGACCATCACCCGAACCATCGCGGCGCCGCCCGAGCGCGTGTTCGCCGCCTGGACCAAGCCCGAGCAGTTCGCCGTGTGGTTCGGCGGTGCCGCCGTCGAGGTGCCGCCGGAAACGGTGTCGATGGACGTGCGGGTGGGCGGCCTCTGGACTGCCGAGATGCGGGTTCCGGACGGCACCGCGATCCAATGGCACGGCCGCTACACCGAGGTCGAGCCACCGCACCTCCTGGCCTTCACCATGGACGACGACCCGGCGACCGACACCGTCGAACCCGTCGTGGTGACCTTCGCCCCGGCCGAGGGCGGCACCGAGATGCGGCTCACTCAACCCCGCGACGACCTCACCACCGAGCAGCTGGCTCAGACCCTGGTGGGTTACAACGAGTTCTTCGACAGCCTGGACCTGCTGCTGTCCGGCCGCGACTGACCCGGGCGCGGCTAGGCCGAATTCCGCAGGTCCAGCACCAGTCGGGGCGTCTGCCCGCGGCGCACCGAGGTGGACCAGCGTGCGGCGGGGTAGGCCAGGCGCACAACGAAGTAGTTGAGGTACTCCACCACCCCGAATGCCCACACGGCCACCGTGAGCACGGCGACGGCGATGTTCTCCGGCCACCAGATCACTACGCCGACGAGGCCGCCCGCCAGCAGCAGCACATCCAGCAGCCGGAATGCCCGGTACACGGCCGCGAGCGAAGTGGGCATCGCCGCCCGTTCGACCCAGCTCCGGGCCAGGAGCCAATACGTGCCCGCCTGCAGGAGAACCACGAGCAGCGGAAGCAGCGCCGACCATAGGGCGGCGGCATCCCCGGCGGACTCGAGCCTGGGCGCGATCATGACGCCGGCCACCACGGCGAAGGTGAGGCATGCGGCCAGTTCACCCAGACCGAGGTTCAGATACCTGCGCCTCAGGGCCGTGCGCCGATCAGTGGTCACATCGATACCCTAGCCGCGGCTGAGGGACCCGTCACCGAACCGCGGTGGTGACCAGCCGTTCCAGACGCACGATGCCGGCGTAGCGGCCGGCGTTGTCGGTCACGATCAGCGGATCATAACGGTGGGCCCGGTCGCGGGTGATCGCCCGGAGCAGGGCATCCCGCACCGGGGTGTCGAGTGTGACCCGCAGCGCATCCACCGCCATGCCGAGGTGGGCGCTCTCGCTGTCGAGAACCGAGACCGGTCGGGTGTGGTGGTCGATGAGAACCACGGTGCGCACCCCGGGCTCGTCGGTGAAGATCTGGGCGGCCAGCGCGACGCTCGCCACGGCGGGGGCGACGTCGAGCAGGTCGCGCACGGTGGGCACCGGATTCGACACCTTTGCCGGCAGGACCGTTGTCGCCAGGGCCGGCCAGGCGGGCCCGGGCCGGGCGAGGTAGTACCCCTGGGCGAGCGGAACCCCGAGTGCCGTGATGGTGTCGTACTCCGCCGCGGTCTCGATGCCCTCGGCCAGCACCCAGGAGTCGATCCGGCTCGCGAAGGTGCCGATCATCTCCACGAGGGCCCGCTTCGCTTCGTCGGCGTCGATGCCCTGGATGAGTTCACGGTCGAGTTTGATCAAGGCCGGCTTGAGCGCGAGCAGGCGAGACAGGCCGGCATAGCCCGAGCCGAGGTCGTCGACGGCGATGAGGCCGCCGGCGGCACGGATGGCGTCGAGCTCCGGCTCCAGATCGGTGGCGGACTCGATCGACGATTGTTCGGTGAGCTCCACGAAGACGCCCTGCAGGTCAGAGTGCTCCCGCCAGACCGCGCGGATGACGTCGGCCCGGAGCACCGGCGGCGACACGTTCACGGTGAGGAAGCAGTTGGCCGGCAGCGTCCCTCGTTCCGCGAGGATCACGCGCAGGCAGGCCGCCTCGATCTCCGCCGCCCGGCCGGTCGCGCGCGCCTGCGCGAACAGGTCTTCCACGCCGGCGCCGTCGGGCATCTCGAAGCGGGCCAGTCCCTCGAACCCCACCACGACGCCACGGGCGGTGTCGACGATCGGTTGGAAGGCGGCCGACACCCCGGTTCCGGCGCTGACCGCGTCCAGCAGGGCGCTCCACTGCGCAGCCGAGAGCGGTGCGGCGGGGAGCGGAGTCGTCAGGAGACGACCACGATCCGGTCCATGACGCTCTGGGCCAGCTCGGGGCTCACGGTCTCGATGCCGTGGGCGGCGCTGGCGTGCTGGGCGACCAGCACGAGGATCTCGTCATCGGTGGAACTGACCCAACTCGCCGTGCAGCCCGGCACCACGTCGCCGCATGCAAATGACTTCATAACACTCTCCCCCTGTCGTTCTCGCCACCCGGGCGACTTCTATGCTTTCGTATGCTTCCTAGCATAGTTCGGCGGCGATCCGCTTGCGGATTGGTCATGCAGCGGTCACGACCTGGGTCTTTCCCGCTTTGTCCTGCCATCCCCGCCGATCGCCGAACAGCATGGGGAAGCCGAAGGCCAGCCAGACCACCAGCAGGATCGGCAGCACGGAGAGAAGCGATGTGCCCCTTTCGCTGTTCCCCACCCCACCGTTGGCAACGATGCCGAAGAGTGTCCAGGCCGACGAGGCGGTGGCGACGACAGGCACCGCGAGTACCAGGGTGCGGGCAAAGAACCCGCCGTAACTGACCGGGCCGCCGGTTCGCTCATCGACCAGCCGGATGTGCGCGGCAAGCTGACCTATCGATGCCCGTCTGGTTCTGGAAAGACGGAGGTTGAGCAACAGCACGCCGATCGGCACGAGGAACAGCGAGCCGACGCCCAGCTTGAGCACAGCATTGGCCACCGTGACGTTACCCACCGTGTCGAGGTTGAAGCCCACCATGAAGCAGGTGAAGAACACGATTCCAGTCAGCAGCGTCGTGCCGACCACATCGATGAAGAACGCGACGGCTCGAGCCACTGCGGCGGCAGGCGGCCGAGCGAGGTCGGTCTGGGCATTCAACTCTGCTGGCGTCACACGCTCACCCTAGGGTGTGGGGCCGGGTTAGTAGCGCACCTCGTCGATGGGCCCGCCGCCGGCGAGGTCTTCGAGCAGCAGTTCCGGGTGGTCGCGCACGGTGTTCCGCAGCCGCCACGGGGTGCTGAACAGGGCCAGCAGGGTGCCGTCGCTGCGGCGCAGCACCTCCACCTGACGGTCGTGGCCGAGGATCAGTGCGCTCTCCTTGTCGGTGCGGCGCGCCAGCTGGTACGGCAGCACATCACTGCGGATGGCGGCGCCGAAGTCGTGCGACATCCGCTCCTCGACGACCTCGAACTGCATCGGGCCCACGGCGCCGAGCACGGGGGCCTGGTCGCCGCGGAGGTCGGAGCGCATCACCTGGATGACGCCCTCGTGGTCGAGCTGGTCGATGCCGCGGCGGAACTGCTTGTGCTTGCTGGTGTCGGCGGGGCGCACGGCGCGGAAGTGCGCGGGCGCGAACATCGGCAGCGGCGGGAAGGTGACGGCCGGGCTTCCCTCGTGGATGGAGTCGCCGACGCGGAGCGCGGATGCGTTGACCAGGCCCACGATGTCGCCGGGCCAGGCCTCCTCGGCCACCTCGCGGTCCTTGCCGAAGAGCTGCTGCGCGTACTTGGTGGCGAACGGCCGGCCGGTGGCGGAGTGGGTGACGACCATGCCGCGGCGGAACTGGCCGGAGCAGACCCGCACGAAGGCGACGTAGTCGCGGTGCGAGGAGTTCATGCCGGACTGCACCTTGAAGACGAAGCCGGAGAACGGGCTGGTCACCGGGCGGTGGCCGCCGTCGGCGTCCAGGCGCGCCTCGGCGGGCGGGGCGAAGTCCACCAGGGTGTCGAGGATGTGCTGCACGCCGAAGTTGAGCACCGCGGCGGAGAACAGCACCGGGGTGGTGACGCCGCCGAGGAAGGACTCCTCGTCGTGGTTCTGGCCCTCCTCGGCGAGGAGTTCGGACTCCTCGGCGGCGGCAACCCAGGCGTCGCCCTCTTCGATCGCGGCCTCGGCGGCGGTGGTGCGCTCGGAGTCGGCGCGGGTGGCGCCGCCGGCGGTGCGGTTGAAGCGGATGAAGTCGCTGCTCTCCCGTTCGATCACGCCGCGGAAGTCGCCCGCGATGCCGACCGGCCAGGTGAGCGGGGTGGGGATGAGCCCGGTGCGGGTGCGGATCTCGTCCATGAGGTCGAGGGCGGCGGAGCCGGGCCGGTCCCACTTGTTGATCACGGTGATGACGGGCAGGCCCCGCTGCTTGCACACCTCGAAGAGCTTCATGGTCTGCACCTCGAGGCCCTTGCTGGCGTCGACGAGCATGACGGCGGCATCCACCGCGGAGAGCACCCGGAAGGTGTCCTCGGAGAAGTCGGCGTGGCCGGGGGTGTCGACGAGGTTGATCACGCTGTCGCGGTACTCGAACTGGATCGCGGCGGAGGTGATCGAAATGCCACGCTCCTGCTCCATGGTCATCCAGTCGGAGACGGTGCCGCGGCGGCCGGCCTTGCCATGCGTGGCGCCGGCGGTGGTGATGGCGCGGGCGTGCAGCAGCAGCGCCTCGGTGAGCGTGGACTTGCCCGCGTCGGGGTGCGAGATGACGGCGAAGGTGCGCCGGCGCACGGCCTGGGCCTCGACCTCTTTCGGGGACACCTCGGTGCCCGGGGTCATGGTTGTGTCAGCCACGTGCTCAGTTCCTACCTCTTGTAGTACACGAAAATACGCGCACTACCTTCAAATCTACCCGGCGCGGGTCGACCAGCGGCACCCGCTCTGCTTGAATCAAGCCAGACGACGCACGAGGAGACACCATGAGCATGCTCGCCGATAGTCACGATCTGATCCGGGTGCAGGGGGCCAGGGAGAACAACCTCAAGGACATCACCGTCGAGATCCCCAAGCGCCGGCTCACGGTGTTCACCGGGGTCTCCGGTTCCGGCAAGAGCTCGCTGGTGTTCGGCACCATCGCGGCCGAGTCGCAGCGGATGATCAACGAGACCTACAGCGCCTTCCTGCAGGGCTTCATGCCCACGCTGGCCCGGCCCGATGTGGACGTGCTCAGCGGGCTGACCACGGCCATCATCGTGGACCAGGAGCGGATGGGCGCCAACTCCCGGTCCACCGTGGGCACCGCTACCGACGTCAATGCGGCGCTGCGCATCCTTTTCAGCCGGCTCGGTGAGCCGCACATCGGCGCGCCGCAGGCGTTCTCCTTCAACGTGGCCTCCATCTCGGGCTCTGGCGCGGTCACCATGGAACGCGGTGGCACCACCGTGAAGGAGCGGCGCAGCTTCAGCATCACCGGCGGCATGTGCCCGCGTTGCGAGGGCATGGGCACGGTCAACGACATCGACCTCACCCAGCTCTACGACGACTCCAAGTCGCTGAACGAGGGCGCACTCACCATCCCCGGTTACACGGCGGATGGCTGGGGCGTGCGCATCTTCACCGGCTCGGGCTTCCTCGACGCCGACAAGCCGATCCGCGACTACACCACGCGCCAGCTGCAGGACTTCCTCTACAAGGAGCCGGTCAAGGTGAAGGTCGGCGACATCAACATGACCTACGAGGGCCTGATCCCCAAGGTGCAGAAGTCCTTCCTGTCCAAGGACCGCGAGGCAATGCAGCCGCACATCCGCGCCTTCGTGGACCGGGCCGTGACCTTCGCCACCTGCCCGGACTGCGGCGGCAGTCGGCTGAGCGCCGCCGCGCGGTCGTCGCGCATCGATGGGCTGAACATCGCCGAGGCCTGCTCAATGCAGATCAGCGACCTGGCCGAGTGGGTGAACCGGCTGGACGAACCCTCGGTGGCGCCGCTGCTGGCTGAGCTGCGGCACACCCTCAACTCCTTCGTGGAGATCGGGCTCGGCTATCTCTCCCTCGACCGCCCCTCCGGCACCCTGTCCGGCGGTGAGGCGCAGCGCACCAAGATCATCCGGCACCTGGGCTCGTCACTAACCGACGTCACCTACGTCTTCGACGAACCCACCATCGGCCTGCACCCGCACGACATCCAGCGCATGAACGACCTGCTGCTGCGGCTGCGCGACAAGGGCAACACCGTGCTCGTGGTGGAGCACAAGCCGGAGATGATCGCCATCGCCGACCACGTGATCGATCTGGGCCCCGGCGCGGGCACCGCGGGCGGCGAGATCTGCTTCGAAGGCACCCTCGAGGGGCTGCGGGCCAGCGACACCCTCACCGGGCGGCACCTCGACGACCGGGCGGCCGTGAAGCCGGCCGTGCGCGCGGCCACCGGCAGTCTGCAGATCCGCGGCGCCACCGCGAACAACCTGCAGGATGTCGACGTCGACATCCCCCTCGGCGTGCTCGTGGTGCTCACCGGAGTGGCGGGCTCCGGCAAGAGCTCGCTCGTGCACGGCTCGATTCCCGCCGGCGCCGGCGTGGTGTCCATCGACCAGGCCGGCATCAAGGGGTCCCGGCGCAGCAACCCGGCCACCTACACCGGAATGCTCGAACCGATCCGCAAGGCATTCGCCAAGGCCAATGGCGTGAAACCGGCGTTGTTCAGCTCCAACTCCGAGGGCGCCTGCCCCAATTGCAACGGCGCCGGCGTGATCTACACCGACCTGGGCATCATGGCGAGCGTCTCGACCACCTGTGAGGTGTGCGAGGGCAAGCGGTTCGACGCATCCGTGCTGGAGTACCACCTGGGCGGACGCGACATCAGCGAGGTCCTCGCGATGTCGGTGACCGAGGCCGTGGACTTCTTCGCCTCCGGCGAGGCGAAGACGCCGGCCGCGCACACGATCCTTACGGGCATGGCGGATGTGGGACTCGGCTACCTCAGTCTGGGCCAGCCGCTCACTACCCTCTCCGGCGGCGAACGGCAGCGGCTGAAACTGGCCACCCACCTCTCGGAGAAGGGCGGCATCTACGTTCTCGACGAACCCACCACCGGCCTGCACCTGGCCGACGTGGAGCAGCTGCTCGGCCTGCTCGACCGGCTGGTCGACTCGGGCAAGTCGGTGATCGTGGTGGAGCACCACCAGGCCGTGATGGCGCACGCCGACTGGATCATCGACCTGGGCCCCGGCGCCGGCCACGACGGCGGCCGCATCGTCTTCGAGGGCACGCCCGCCGACCTCGTGGCCGACAGGTCCACCCTCACCGGCCAGCACCTCGCGACCTACGTGGGGGCCTGAGCCCGCCGCCGGGAACCGATCTGCCCCGTCCGGACATTCCTGGGTACAGCACTCTCGGTACAGAGTGCGTGAGGGGCAACGATGAAACGGATCAGAGGTCTCGCCGCGGTGCTGGCGCTCGCTCTCTCGGGATGCGCGGCAGGAGCTGCGAGCACACCGAGTCCGTCCACCAGCGAATTCCCGATGTTCACCGACGAAGCGTGGGGCGAGCTGCCGGAGAGCCCGCTCTCGGCTCGGCGCGACAGCGTCGGCGCCTGGGTCCACGACAGGTTCGTGATCGTCGGCGGCTGGTCGGACCGGCCATGCCCCGCGCTCGCAGACTGCGACGTCACTGAACCGGCCCAGCGGACCGGCGCGAGCTACAACCCGTACACCGACATGTGGCAGCGCATCGCGCCGGCACCCGTTCCGGTGAGTCAGTACAGCTCCGTGGTCCTGGGCGGCGACCTCTACCTCTTCGCCTTCGACATCGCCAACGGCGGCCTCGAAGTCGGCCCCGACGGCCAAGTTCCGGTCTCCTTCCTGCGCTATACCCTCGACACAGATACCTGGACCACCCTGCCGTCCCCGCCCTCCGGCGGCGCGCTCATCGCGGCTGGGGACCGGGTGCTCTCCATTTCGGGGTCAGACGAAATCGCGGGCGGCGTCGATTCGGTCTACGACCCCGGCAGCTCGACGTGGACAGCGCTGCCCGACGATCCGCTTGGTCGGAGCTATGACCGCGAAGCGGTGTGGCTGGACAACCAACTGATCCTCGGCGCCAACTCCCTCGGTTCCTTCGACGCCGGCTCCGAAGGACCTGCCGTGGTGCGGCTGGCGATCCTCGACAGCAGCCTCACCGAATGGACAGTCTTACCCGACAGCGACATCACAGGGATCGGGGCCCTCGCAGTAGCCGGCCGGGTCGTGTTCCCCTTTTACGGAGTGACCGCCGACCGCATCGCCCTGGGCGCCGGGCAACCCTACGCCGAGGGCGGTATCTTCAACCCGGTCGACCAGGGCTGGACCGCTCTGCCCGACCTCCCCACGGGGACTCCCCTTGACGAATACGCGAACGGCCGCCCACCCCAGATCGTCGGGGACCAGGTCCTGGTCGGCGGTCAGTTCCTGCTCGACCCCGTCGCGGGCGTCATCACACCACTCCCGCGACCATCGTGGAGCGGTCGCGGCTCGGCGACGGTGATCACCGGCCCCGACAGCATCCTGGTCTGGGGTGGCGTGACCTACGACGGAACGGTCGGCGAGAATCACGCGGACGGGTACCTTCTGGGCCTCTGATCACGACCTACGTGGGGGTCTGAGCCCGCCCGATCGACACCACCAACGACCCCGAGGCGCGGCCGGCGCGCAGGTCGTCGAGCGCGCGGTCGACCTGATCGAAC
It includes:
- a CDS encoding TOBE domain-containing protein, encoding MPQIRIKDAAAFLSVSDDTVRRWIENGTLPSSKDASSRTVVDGLALARLARQNAVLPDDPSGIGRSARNRFVGLVTDIVMDTVMAQVEIQCGPHRVVSLMSSEAVRELGLELGSVAIAVVKATTVIVETPAGKS
- a CDS encoding sulfate/molybdate ABC transporter ATP-binding protein, translating into MSFSVDVHVAERDVRLHLTVAAGETVAVLGPNGAGKSTLLGAIAGLIRPDSGRSELNGTVLFDLPDGPGRGIWRPAHQRGVSLLAQEPLLFPHLSVLDNVAFGPRSTGATTAGARETAARWLGEVDAEPLAARRPAELSGGQAQRIAVARALASDPGLLLLDEPLAALDVSVAPAVRRMLRRVLVDRSAVIVTHDVLDAYTLADRVVIVENGRISDEGIPAEVFDLPRGAFAASLSGVNLVTGIRRGHTLLTAEGDEITLAADGTAPEGARLSLAVRPAAVTVTVEQPTDLAVTRVCARMIDLEPRGDVVRVRSSVLAADVSPQQAAQLDPAVGSPVWFSFPASAGTLYPSARAEDPSGN
- a CDS encoding SRPBCC family protein, translating into MSVGLTITRTIAAPPERVFAAWTKPEQFAVWFGGAAVEVPPETVSMDVRVGGLWTAEMRVPDGTAIQWHGRYTEVEPPHLLAFTMDDDPATDTVEPVVVTFAPAEGGTEMRLTQPRDDLTTEQLAQTLVGYNEFFDSLDLLLSGRD
- a CDS encoding helix-turn-helix transcriptional regulator — protein: MKKQVQDEQPQFYTRLPVLRAERGMSRKELAELAGVHYQTIGYLERGEYSPSLVLALRIAAALGVPLDAVFSLTPFASMADQLYNTEGERR
- a CDS encoding ABC transporter permease, whose amino-acid sequence is MSPAAKQYSGVPAWVATLAVVGAAFVLLPLAAMVLRVNWAEFIPLITSESSVAALLLSLRTSLAATALCVLFGVPMALVLARTHFWGQKMLRSLVLLPLVLPPVVGGIALLYTFGRRGLLGQTFQALGIEIAFSTTAVVIAQTFVALPFLVLSLEGALRTVGTRYEAVGATLGASPTTVLRRITLPLVVPAVISGAVLSFARALGEFGATLTFAGSLQGTTRTLPLEIYLQRETDPDTAVALSLVLVLVAIVIVSLAHRAGLPSLRPARVPS
- a CDS encoding epimerase, translated to MGDTRKRAVVAGASGFIGHRLIRELLDQGYQVACIGRSGPDARWGDDAAVLSLVDGADLLVNLAGKIVNCRYTEANRTEILHSRVDTTRALHRAVAASAKPPRLWLNASTATIYRYALDRPMTESTGELGTGFSVDIARDWEREFFTGDLPQTRRVALRMAIVLGDGPATAILVRLARWGLGGVQIDGWWFPHRRYRGIGHAPSGDGSAPAHRSHGRQRFSWIHIDDVVGAMKFIVSHDEITGPVNLAAPHPSDNRTLMATLRRAVGAPIGLPAFRWMLEPAMWVLRTEPELVLKSRWVEPERLLAAGYTFAWPHLDPAIDDVVPRRGSRSR
- the modA gene encoding molybdate ABC transporter substrate-binding protein, with product MTGTRRLRPFALLAAFGILAAGLTGCAAPAGTASTSSASADGLEGSITVFAAASLTATFTELVDAFEAEHPGTTVALNFAGSSDLVTQITEGAPADVFASADTKNMTKLTDAGLQQRDPVDFATNVLEIAVPPGNPAGITDFADLAEPGLQLVVCAPAVPCGSATAAVASAAGVSLSSVSEESSVTDVLGKITSGQADAGLVYVTDVQAAGDAVEGIDFAESGEAVNTYPIVALKGSAEADVAQAFIDYVTGSAGQRVLAAAGFGAP